TGGCAGGTAAGCCCTATAACCCGGAAAGCTACCAGTACCATCAGCTTGCGCTGGGCATGGAGAGTGAAAACCCAAAGGAAGATATACATGCGCATATCACCATGCTGAAGACCGCGCTGGTACATCCTATAATCCAGAACATGTTCTTTGACCTTAAAGCATCATCTTTATTTTTCAGGGATGTCCATTCAGCGCTTGGAATCGTAAATATTAATTTTTCCGACTCAAGAAGGCAGGATAATTACGTTACGCTTGATGTAGACAAAAAGACCCGGCGTTCAAGGCTGGCGATCCATTATTCTCCGGTGGAGCGTGAAGGGGCGATTATAAAGAAGACCGTTAAAGAGGTTAGCAGGGTTCTTTTGAGGCTCGGATGTCTGTCTCCGTCCAAGACGATACATATTCGCCCCCCCGGGGCCAGTGTTCATTATTCCGGAACCTTGCCTGCGGCGGAAGGGAAAAAACCATTTACTGTGTCGGAGTTTTGTCAAAGCAATGATTTTGATAATCTATATTTTATAGATGGAACGACCCTCGGTTTTCTGCCTTCAAAGAATGTGACGTTTACTCTTATGGCCAACGCCATCAGAGTTGCGGAATGCGTTTTTTGAATAAGTGTTATTAAATATTTACTAATTACAATTGATGATAGCCTATGTCATTTTGTTATGTATGCCCGGCATTTCTGCATGGCAAGGTTGGATACAGGGAATGCCATGTTGTCATTATCATCTCATTATGCTACATTTCGGACATGGACCTTACTGACGACGGACACTGTTTTGTTTGCGGGCCTAAGAATCCGATCGGACTTAAACTGGATTTCTCCTTTGACGGAAAGATGATATCGGCGGATTTCACCCCGAAAAAAGAGCATCAGGGATACTTCAATATAGTGCACGGCGGGATTATAACAACACTGCTTGATGAGGCGATGGTAAAGCTCGTCATCGCGATGGGAATGCCTTCTGTTACCGCGCAAATGGACGTCCGCCTGAAAAAGCCTTTAAATGTGGGCGTCCGGATAACTGTGACGGCTGAGATATTAAAAGAGACCAGAAAGACTATCGAGGCTTATGCAAAGGCCGTAACTTCTGATGGTGTTGTTATAGCTGATGCGAAGGGGAAACTGGTGAAGGTTTCAAATTAATATCTCTTCTCAAAATAATCCTCAAGTATCTGCCTGTGGTCAAATGCTATATCATCGGGAAGTGTATCTCTAAAAAAGATCTCTGCCTCTTTTGCGTCATCACCTGCTTTGGGCGTGCCTGAAGCGGTCGCAATGAATATGGTTGAAACTGTATGGTGGC
This genomic stretch from Nitrospirota bacterium harbors:
- a CDS encoding PaaI family thioesterase translates to MSFCYVCPAFLHGKVGYRECHVVIIISLCYISDMDLTDDGHCFVCGPKNPIGLKLDFSFDGKMISADFTPKKEHQGYFNIVHGGIITTLLDEAMVKLVIAMGMPSVTAQMDVRLKKPLNVGVRITVTAEILKETRKTIEAYAKAVTSDGVVIADAKGKLVKVSN